The Tolypothrix sp. PCC 7712 region TGAAGTTGTTAGTTGTTAAGTCCACCTTAGTTGTTGATTTCTCCACCTACTTATTAAAGTTAACGATTTGAAAACAGTGAATTCGAGCGAACCTGGTCACCAATGACCAGGTTTTTGAGTTTTATATCTAAATTAATCCGGCATATAAGCGCTTTTGAATGGTAATTTTCGTTAACTTAGGTAAAATTTCTCGCTAGGAATACAATAGACAAAAAATATCTAGCTGGGAGATTTGAATGAGTATTAATAGGTGTTGGCAGAAAATTACTACAGCAATATTTATAACTTTACTCGCTGCATCATGTGTGCCAACTTCTAATAGAAGAATAGAGCAGACACAAGCCAATACGACTCAAGAAAAAAAGGCACAACAAAATATTACCTATGGCGATTTAATTATAAAAGAGCAATCAGATTATCTGATGATTCCTGTAACTCTCCCCGGAGAATATTTAGAAAAAGACAGCGATTATAGTATTTCGCGTTCTTCAGGTAGAGAAAACCAATTGTATAATTTTATTTTTTATCATAAACAAGATGGAGAAAGCCATCTGTTATTAAATAAAAAAGCGCTGATTAATAGCTACGAGTTTTTGGAAACCAAAATACCAGGTAAAACACCTACGCGATTTTGGTTATATAGAATTGTCGAGCAAGATACCAACGCTGATAAAAAACTCAACAGTACAGATGCGATCGCAGGTTATCTATCTGATTTATCAGGCAAAAATTTGCTGCAAATCACCCCGAATAATACTCAAATTTTGAATTGGGTAATTGTCCCCAGCCAAAATGCTTTATTTATTAAAGTTATTAAAGACTCTGATAAGGATAAAAAATTTACAGCAAATGATCAAACCAATTTTATGAGAGTCAATCTTGACAAACCAGCTATGGGCACGGAGATTATTAGCGATGCCATAGAGCAAGAAATAAAATCGCAGATTTTGAAGTAAGCTCAACAATACCTATTAGGGTTCATATTTGATTGCTGAAATGCGTGTAGGGTGGAATACGACTTAACTTAAGCAAAGTTGCGTTTCAGATCCCCGACTTTTCCAAAAAGTCGGGGATCTAAATCTCGCGAAAGTCAGCCAAATTTACCTTTAAGGCGTATTAATTCCTATATCTATATATAAACTGGAAAATTATCTCCTCTATTCCCCTAGTTCTTCTGCTTTCTTCTTCTACACTTCATCACTCACGTTGAATTCTGAATCAAAAACCTTGGAGGGAAGAATCAGCTAGCTTCATAATGAAGCGAGTACACACTCCTTAGTAATTAATACTTATTTATTTCCTGTATTCTGCTTCGTTACAAGATATCTCACCTTGGACATAATCACGAATCTAACCAAAAAGGTGGCACAGCCGCCTTTTTTATGGAATTTTCACATTCCCTATAAATATTTAAATCAAATAAATAGAAAGATTCACCCCACATTGACGTTGCAAAACTTTACAATTAGAATGGTGGACGGCAAAACGAATGAGTATTTATCTCTACCAAAATCTAAAGATTTGCTAGTATAGGGATAAATTACGTTTACAAAAGTACAAATTGGTTCATATACTGCAATTAAAAGCAAAAACGCAAAACGATTGTCATAAGTGATGAGTCCTATTCAAGTTCCTTGGCTAACCGCCATAATTCTCTTGCCCCTGATGGCATCAATAGCCATCCCCTTTATCCCCGATAAAGAAGGTAAAACAGTCCGCTGGTATGGTTTAGGAGTAGCGCTAGCAGACTTTGCACTAATGATTTATGCCTTTTGGCATAACTATGACTTTCAAAATTCAAGTTTCCAACTAGTAGAAAAATATTCTTGGGTACCACAGTTAGGTTTGAATTGGTCTGTAGCAGTTGATGGCTTGTCAATGCCTTTAGTGTTACTTACCGGTTTAATTAATACCCTAGCGATTTTCGCGGCTTGGAAAGTAACCAACAAGCCGCGTTTATTTTATGGATTAATGCTGGTGATGTACAGCGCCCAGCTGGGTGTGTTTGTCGCTCAAGATTTACTATTGTTCTTCTTAATGTGGGAAATCGAGTTGGTACCTGTGTACCTGCTGATTTCTATTTGGGGTGGACAAAACCGCCGCTATGCTGCAACTAAGTTTATTCTCTACACTGCTGCTGCATCAATATTTATATTAGTAGCTGGTTTTGCAATGGCATTCTCTGGAGATACCGTCAGCTTTGATATGGCGACTCTGGGAATGAAGAATTATTCTCAAGCTTTGGAATTATTAGTTTACGCAGGTTTTTTAATTGCCTTTGGTGTCAAACTACCAATTTTCCCTCTACATACTTGGCTACCTGATGCACATGGTGAAGCATCTGCACCTGGTTCCATGATTTTGGCTGGTGTGCTGCTGAAGATGGGTGGTTATGCATTAATTCGCTTCAACATTGAAATGCTACCTAATGCCCATGTTATTTTTGCACCAGTGTTAGCAATCTTAGGTGTAGTAAATATTGTTTACGGTGCTTGTTGCGCCTTTGCTCAAACTAACCTCAAACGTCGATTGGCTTACTCTTCAATTGCTCATATGGGGTTTGTGTTAATTGGGATTGCTTCCTATACAGAAATTGGGATCAGCGGCG contains the following coding sequences:
- a CDS encoding NAD(P)H-quinone oxidoreductase subunit 4, which gives rise to MSPIQVPWLTAIILLPLMASIAIPFIPDKEGKTVRWYGLGVALADFALMIYAFWHNYDFQNSSFQLVEKYSWVPQLGLNWSVAVDGLSMPLVLLTGLINTLAIFAAWKVTNKPRLFYGLMLVMYSAQLGVFVAQDLLLFFLMWEIELVPVYLLISIWGGQNRRYAATKFILYTAAASIFILVAGFAMAFSGDTVSFDMATLGMKNYSQALELLVYAGFLIAFGVKLPIFPLHTWLPDAHGEASAPGSMILAGVLLKMGGYALIRFNIEMLPNAHVIFAPVLAILGVVNIVYGACCAFAQTNLKRRLAYSSIAHMGFVLIGIASYTEIGISGAVLQMISHGLIAASLFFLSGVTYERTHTLMMDKMGGMGKVMPRTFALFTAGSMASLALPGMSGFVGELMVFLGIASSDVYSSSFKVVVVLLSAVGVILTPIYLLSMLRQVFYGKQTEELHLDNFIPDVKPRELFITACLLVPIIGIGLYPKLITQTYDVKTVEVAAHARQVLPVVAHQQPSNLYSRLFKAPTLAASQVESLVNITE